TCCCTGTAATGAGGGCAGCACTCTATTCCTGTTGGGCATCATTGTTGACACAATGGGTGTCAAAAGGGTTATAGCAGAGTTGACTCCTACTGCTGCATCCAACTGTTAACATGGTAGACTCCACTCTGGAGAGGGTATAGCAGGTGTCATGGCAGTTGACAGTGCTCACGCATTGGTGAAGTTGGCATCTGGTTCCTTCCAACCCCGTACCTCCTTCCAACCCATACCTCCATGTCACTTTCCTAATGCCTTGCCCTTCACCAGCCTGGCAAGTGAAAATCTGAAGGTTGCAACTACTTCTCTCACGCTACCCAAATGCCTTGTCAAGGTTGGACTGGGTGCAAAGCGCCAATCTAGATCATGAATACTAAGAGTTGCTAGCAACACAATAATAGTTTATAAGTAGAAGAATCCTGCTCCCCAAGCTAATAAGTGGGGTAGCAGACATGTGACCCTGGAACTGCAATTCACTCCAGTAAAACTCAATACAAAACCTAAGCATTTCCATTGCACCCTTCCAGGGTCATAACCAGAATTCAGTCATTAATAATGGCAGGGAGAGCCCTGCTGTATTTGCCTACTAGCACCAACCTTTTAGTTTCCTTTCGGCATCACAACTGTACTGACCCTAGGGCTCCCAGGAGTATTGGGTCACCTGCCCTGTTCTATGTCTTGCAGATGCATTTCATGCAGGCATTGGCTCGGAGCAGAAAGAGATTACCCTTGTGCCCTGTGGTCCGGGGTGGGAGCAATCAGCTGCAGGTCTGGACTGGTCTGCTGCTGGGACCTTTTCAAAGTTGCTAGAATCCAGGTGATGTATGAGGGAATCTCATCATTCTAGGAGAAGTGCAGTGACTGCGTGACTTTAACCTCCCTCGTAGGACTGACATTCTCATCAAGCTGGTAGCGCCCAGTGAGACGAGTTTGGAGTCTTGACTCCTTTCATAGATGGGAATGATCAGTGCCCCAAAATCAGCTTCAGCCATTCTGAGCAGCTGGCACAGACTCGCCATCCCCCTGGACTGGTGCTCTGGGGTTCAGCTGGCAGTGACTCCTTTCTAGGAGAGAGGGGGCTTAGGGGTGGAGCTGCTATAGGTACTGAGCAGTTGTCTCTCCCATTAAGAGATGATCATGCTCTTTGTAGAGCAGTCAAGGCAAGCCTCTCATTCACTGCATCACTATAGCTTTCTGCAGAGCAGTGAGTTACAGGAAGTGAGGTCAACTAAAACTTCAGTGACCCCTCTCAACACTGAAGAGCCTACTGCTTTCTGCACTAAGGCTGAGCACGGAATAAGCCTTAGCTCTTCCACCATGGAGACCAGACAGCTGTCAAGTTATACTGCCACTAGCCCCTGGCTGGAGAACTTTCTCCTGTGCTCCTGTCGCTCGTTTCCCTTCCAAACAGAATATCTGAACGCAACGCAGCCAACTCTCAGTGCAGAAGGAGTCTACGGCGAGAGCAGCCCTGGTACAGCAGGTTAGTGGAACTGCTCTCTGTTCAGAGCCATTGTTGGTTTGAAAACAACTTGATTTGTTGTCTTAGACCTTCCTGCTTCCACAGGCAGCCTCCTTTGTCTAGTGACCAGCACGGGAGCTGGACTTAACCTGAGCTCTTGGGTCCTGCACTCAACAGATCAGGGAGCAAGTCTGAAAACTGAGATCACTGGACTTGACCAGGGTTTATTTTTACCCCTGTACCTCTTtgctcaggctgcaggccctCCAGCCACTTCTGTGAGGCCACACTTACTCCTTAGCTGCTCCTCTGGCCAGCTCCCTTCAGCTGTTTGCTGTTCACCTTACTTGGCTACtagcttttaaatatttaaacccTCTTGGTTCTCAACAGCCGAGTGCTGCTTGCCCTGGCACTGGCTAGGCAGTCCCTCTCAGCAGGCACTCACCTCCTGGCTGTGTGTCACTCCAGGGCACCCTAGCTCTCCTACTAGCAGAGAGTATCAGTCCTTCAGAAACACACTCTTTTTCACTTTCTTGTCCTTACTTGCTCCTCCTTGTCTTTTGcacctctcccttcctttcccctgccTTCTCACTCACTCCATCCTGTCCCACCCCATGTAGTTCACTGATCCTGCAACTTTCCCCGTCTTCTCCCTGTTCTCTGGAATGGTCTAATTTGGACACATTAATTCATGTCTCCAGAGCTGAGAAGGGAAGTTGGATGgaagtgggtggggagaggagcagcCCATCTTGCAGCAGCTAGGTGCCAGCTAATTACTGTGGCTGGCCATAATTGTGGGTGTGGGATTGTGGTGTGTCTGTCACGCAGCCTCTGATGAGGAAGGCCGGGTTTGTGGGTTGAGTCTTGTTATCTGCAGCTCGCTTAATATTGACATTTACTCCAGCAGGTGTCAGAGCTTCTGTGAGCAAGGTCCCTCGAGGTGGCTGTATTGAGGCCAGTTCAGAAAGCATCAGTCACCAGGCAGATTTAGAGATTGAAAGTTTCATGCTTAGAGAAGGACAGCTAGGGCCCCTGGAAACCATTCTTCCCCACAGGTAACAGGAACAGAGGACACAAGTGAGAATGGAGTTCTGTGCTCCGTTCTTTCCCTGGTCTCCAAGCTCCCTGCCTTTGAGCAGGGCTTAGGGAGCAGTGTGATGTGATTTCCAcaccaggggcctgattctcccactGCCCTGGCCTTGTGTTGACATCTTCATCTGTGCACAGGGGTGTGAAATGCTACATAATTGCACTCACTTTGCGCAGCATAAATGGCTCCACATGGTGGAgggcaaaggagaatcaggcccccagtCTTGTACGAGAAGGGACAAATCCATCCTGCCCCCATCTGAACTGGGTTCAGTATCTGAACTGCTTGCGCAGCTTATTTCTAACAGTGGATGCCACCTGTCCTGAGTGTGATGGGTCCATCCTCAATCCTGACAACTGGGTTTATGGAGCCTGTGAATCATCCTGAAATAGCTTTTGGAGATGCACAGCATCAGGACAAGTTTGTTCCATACAGCAGGCTATCAAAGGTGGCAGTCCCTGAACTCCAGCTGCgctgtctgtctctttctgcGCCAAGGTTTCTGTCTGTACGAGATGTTTCATGGTTGCAGGTTTTCCCCTACAGGTTTTGCAGCTCATGGGATGCAAAAATGCCCTGGGGTACCATCGTAATGTTACATAGCAGTAGATGTCACAGAGCAAATATCATGAAGTTGCTTTTGTTTTCTAACCTGCAGGAGAAAATAGAAGCAGCAACCTCCTATCCCAACCCTTCTCCTCCATTCTTTCTACCATTTGTGTAATAATGACATTATCAAACACTATGTAATTAATTCTCACAGAAATCCTAGTAGGTaggtaagcattattatccccattttatagatgaggatactgaggcatagagaggttatGTGACTTGCCAAGGGCACAGAGGGAGTCAGTATGAGGGTTGGGAATAAAACTCAAAACTTCTCATTCCCAGTCCCTTGCTGAAAAGTCTTGACACTTTTCCTGTCTTCCCCACTTGGTGCCTGCAGTTTTTGCCAGGACTAGCATTTCAAATATCCCATGCTGGGTGGTTTGGGATTGCCCAGGCCTGGGGATTGTAATAGACACaatggggcagggctgcaggctgAGTTCTGGGATTCACACAGTCTTAAATAGCAACTAAAGGTCAAGAAGGATCATAGAGGAGCCGCTGGTGATGTTATGGCTGGATTTAAAACCGTATGTTCTGTTTCTAGAATgaatcatatttatttttaaaatatattctgaaaTTGTGGGAAATATATGGTAATTGTCTCCTTGTTGCGGTATGTGACTTGGGTACATAACCAATATCAAGAAGCTGCATGCCATCCCTCCTTATCATACTCCTGGCAGTGGTAACCCTTGCTGATTGCAAGGACACCTAGACATGAGGACAGAGTTAGTTTCCTCTtctcctgtccctgctgctgctgctgcacattgacttattacctgcctcagtttctcccaggAGGGTTCTGAAATTGGCACAAGATgtagaattttcagaagtgacttaggcatttAGGGACCTGAGTCTCTATAAAGGCAATGGGACTTAGGGGCTCCttagtcacttaggtgcttttgaaaatgttacccatggAGACTGGAAGCCACAGAGGATTGTCCTTCATTGTTATGGGCTAGACCTCTAATCAGTGGACATCTGGCCCAATGGTGAAAGGGGAATATCTTTGTGCTTGGTGGGCCACTGTAACCCCAGCTAATCTTTGCCTCAGAGGAAAAGTTCCAGTTCCTTCCActcaataataacaacaataattaataataatatcacaCTTagctccttccatctgaggatctcagatATTAATTAAAGGAGTCTCTCAAACACCCTGTAAGGCATGTCAATGGCAttgtccccactttacagatgagaaaaatgAGGCCTAGAGAGGGAccttacccaaggtcacatgcTGTCAGTGCCTGGAATGGACTTCCAGCCACATGCTCTCACTACCAGATCACACTCTATCCCTTATTGGTTGGTGATAATTGCAGGAGCAGATCCACAGGTCAAATGAGAGCACCTCAGTCTGCTTCTGTGTCATTGTAAAGGTGCTCACCCTGACTGGACTCGGCCTGAAAGCTCATTAGAACGACTCTAGTAAATTTCCTGCATCTGTTCATAGTCTGTCTTAAGCTCCTGGACTGTATCCAAATCCGGCTTTGTGATTTGCAGGGCCCATGGCTACaaggaaggagggtgggggaggaattgGACTATCTGGTCATGCTGCTGGGTCAGAAGAGTTGTGTCCGGCAAGTAAACTGTGGCTCTGTGTGGGGCCCCAAGCCACTGCTTGTTCAGACCAACCTTGCTGTGTCCTCCTTGCTCCCCTGGTTGGAGTGGGTGAAATTTGGCGCAGCTCATGATTCATCCAGAGCAAAAGCCCCTGGTGATGGGCATTTGAAACAGGAAAGCCCATTCACCCTCATGAAGCAAGAAAACCTGGATTTTCCAGACAGCATATTGGTTTAGGATGTACAAATGCTTCGGTGCTCATTGCAAATTGTGGGTGCTGCCTGCATTGTTGAGACCCTAACTCAGGCTGCTGGGAATGGTTCTAGCAATGGGTCCTCTGCTCTGCATCTGCTGTAAGCCAAGTGACAGTGAGGAGTGTTGCTGGGAGCAACATGGACAGCAGGCAGGATCTGGAGGTACCTCTGAGACTTTGAGGTGGTTATTGAGAGAAGGGGAGAGATGCATTCATCCCGTCTGCCAAATCGTCTCCCCCGACTCCTCCTTCCCTGGCCCAGCACCTGTGGCTCTCAGCATAGCGAGCATTTCCGTGGCTCCAAGATGGGACCTTTGGGAAAGCCCAGATGTGACGTCTGGATGAGGGGCAAGCTTCAGGCTGAGATCTGAGACTCTCAGCTAGAGGCCTTGAAAGATTGTAGAGGCAGCACTAAGGATGTTTTGGTTAGTTCCAAAAGCTTTGTGTTTTGACTCTAAAATCATTGTTTTTATCCTGTTCTCCAGGAGAGACACAATCCTTGGTAGATGTCTCCTTGCTGTAGAGTGTGTTCTGGATACACAGATTCCTGATTTTGCTTATTTGCCAGCCCTCTTTAGCACTCCTGGCAGTGACAGTGCTCTCACTGCAGGATCTGTTTAATCAAACCATTCTAATAAGGGTAGGGAGGTGGCGTGGGTTTACGTAGTGCTCACCAGTCTGTGCACAGAACCTTCTCCTGCAAATGTCCctccagacctgctgctgggagGCTAAAGTAAATGGTGGGTCGTGCATGATTGCAAAGGGAACACCCAGGAGGTCTCAATCTCATGTGAGCTAACTTGTTCTGATGGTTTTCCAGTTCCCCCCAGACTGTGCTTGGCAAATCCCAGTGCCCACCTGTTTCCACATCCCATCTGGAGGAAATCCAGGCCTTGGGACACAGCCAGGTAAGAGAATGCACTCAACCTATAAAGGAAGAGACATCGGGAGCATAATCCTCTCCAGATGGAGATGGGAGATGTGAAGTAGAAAGTAGGGGATTTCTTTAAGGATCATCATGATGGGACAGGTAACAACAGCATATCCCATTGCTGATGTTATTAGGATGTGGCGAAAACATGCACACAAGTGTTCTATTTCCAGGCTCTTCCACTAGAGGTAGGTCCCCTCCCctcaccaacattttcaaatgtggctgCCTAAAATTAGTCACCAAAATTGGTATAAACACATAACTCAGTGCTTTGATTTTGATAGGTGCTGAGCGCTCATAATTCCCATTCATTTTCAGAAGAGCGCAGCACGTTCAGTGCATTTTGGGTCCTGGGCCCTTTTGAAAAGGGGTGCTGAACTCTGTATAGAAAATCCAGCTTCCTTGCAAGGGAGCCACCTAGCTATTCCAGCCACAGCCTTTTACAAGGTGGCATTTTCTTTAGCAGATTGAGCATTGGATGTCTAAAGTTTAATTTCCACTGGCTTTCTCCCTCAGTAGAGGTGGGATTTATCTCTtgtaaaagaaatgtttttaGCTCCTCCCTCAGCCATGACATCATGTCCCGTCCTATAAAAGAAAGTGAAGTCGTTCCCGAGGCAACGACTAGCCGGGCAGAAGGGGCACCTCCTACAGGAGGAGTGTGAAGTGCAGGTCTGCCTCATGGTGCCAcatcctgtccctgcccccctaACGGCTCAGTTCAGACAGCTACAGCCCGTGCCCTCTCAGGAACCCCTGTGTTGTCAGCATGGGTTTGTCTAGGCACCCAGACCCACCGTCCCCATGGCCTCCCATGGCTGCCGTACAGGCTGGGGCTCTGGGGATCACTGCCTCCATTTGCAGATCCCTTCCCACTGGCTTGTTTGCCATGTGTCTGCAGTGGCTTTCAAGGGACCCGTCAGGTgaaatataatatatttaaagCACAAATCTTCACTTAGGTGTCAGTACTAGGCTAGTACGGCCTCTGAAAAGTAACAAAGATAATAGGTGGGGTAGATtgtgactatgagctgccaatgtgatatggctgtgaaaaaagctaatgcggttttgggatgcatcaggagaggcatttccagtagggataaggaggttttagtaccattatacaaggcactggtgagacctcacctagaatactgtgtgcagttctggtctcccatgtttaaaaaggatgaattcaagctggagcaggtacagagaagggctactaggatgatccgaggaatggaaaacttgtcttatgaaaggagacttaaggagcttggcttgtttagcctaactaaaagaaggttgaggggagatatgattgctctctataaatatatcagagggataattacaggagagggagaggagttatttcagctcagcaccaatgtggagacaagaacaaatggatataaactggccacgaggaagtttagacttgaaatcagacgaaggtttttaaccatcagaggagtgaagatttggaatagccttccaagggaagcagtgggggcaaaagatctatctggttttaagattctacttgataagtttatggaggagatggtatgatgggataatgggattttggtaagtaattgatctttaaatattcagggtaaataggactaatcccctgagatgggatattagatggatgggatctcagttacccaggaaagaattttctgtagtatctggctgctgaatcttgcccatatgctcagggtttagctgatagccatatttggggtcgggaaggaattttcctccagggcagattggagaggccctggaggtttttcgccttcctctgtagcatggggcatggttgacttgagggaggcttctctgctccttgaagtctttaaaccatgatttaaggacttcaatagctcagacatgggtggggtttttcataggagtgggtgggtgagattctgtggcctgcgctgtgcaggaggtcggactagatgatcagaatggtcccttctgaccttagtatctatgaaacttgTTAATGATTAAAGGGTTAACCGATATAACCgatattttaatagtttaaataggtacttttaaaaatgatatttacatccctagtttgAATCTATTCTCCCAGTGTCATTAGCATTTTAGATATGACATTCTTTACAAAATGTTTCTTACTGTCCCTGaaaagggattttttccccccgtAACAACCATCTTATAGAAGCAGAAAGTAACGCTGCAACAGGAAatagtaaacaaaacaaatgagtTAGTTTCCTTAGTAGGTGACCTGCTTTTTAACACTGCTCTTTAAGGTAGCAGGATCCCTGAGGATGGAAGCAAGAAATCCAGTGTGCTGAGAGTTGTGGTGACACATTTCTGAATTTGATGATAATAAACAGTACAACCTAAGAAATTTCCATCCGACATCCATCTTGAACTACCTGTCACATTTATTTCTTGGCCTCAGATTTACTGGTGTAGAGACTACTTAGCATCAGTTTCTGTTTTTCTTATACTGATATAATCTGGTGGAACAAATGTTTTGAAAAGATAGTTTAAAATGTCTGTTAACCCTATTGTGGgaggcagctgcagctctgaaGACAGTAACAGAAACACCCTTTGAGCCTCTAAGAGCAGCAGGATGAAGATCTTTATCTGGGAAAATGACCTTTTTACAGCCATAACATGAACCAGATGAGTAGCAAAGCTTTGGATATTGATGATGAATGAGCCTTTTCTAAGATTTCCAGGGTTCGCAGTCTCTCTGTTGCTAGAGCTTTCACATTTCTCCCATCTGGAAGGGAGATGTGGGTAAAcagtttttccctttctctctctcactctgtgtgaTGACTTGCCCTGTTGGTACTCAGAAAGTGGAACAAGAATTCCTCTTGCTTTCAGTCCCCTCTGTACATATACCCCATCGTTACCCCCGTACTCCCACACACATCTGTGCTCTTGTATCTCTTCTCAGGAAGGAAAACAGGAGCTCCTCTGCAGATGGTAATTGCATCCTTAAAGGAAGTGGACAATGAAGCTTGTGGTTCTTTATTTTGTCTTTCAGGTGCTGGAGAATCCACTAAGCGATCCCATGACCAGCGACACATTCTGGGCAGCATGGCTTCTCTTTGAATTCTCAGTTGGTGGTCGAATGTAACTCGCATAGCGAGACTTTGTATGGTGGTCTGCAGTTCTCTGGTGACTGCTCCTTTCTCGCCAAAAGAGGCAGTGAGATAACACAGTGTAGTTAACTGGGAAAGGAGACCTTTTCTAATTGTTACCAAGTTCATTTTGGCTATAGTTTtatcaagagttttaaaagtaaCAAACAAAAGCAATGCTCCCTGAGGTTCTTGCTGATCACAGACTTTAACTGGGACAATTTGAAGCTGCATAGCCCGTTGCAAGTATTTAGTCACTGGTTCTATGGAAGTTAAATTGTACAGATCACCCCGTATTCATAACTGGGGTGTATCTGGACGAGATTGTTCTGGGTCCACCTATTGTTGTTGTTGATGAAGTTGTGTAAAAAGACCTTCAATTCAAAGGGAGTAAAACCTCAGAAATGTCATCTACAGTGTGGATGCCCTGTGGGTTTGTTAGGGCTGGAGAATTTGGGACCTAGCTGAGCCTTGATACAAAGCTGCCTCCTCCCGCCTCTGCAGTTCACTTGTGCTCTGAATTCTGGGGCCCTGCAAAGCCCATAGTACCACAGATCACACATTTTGGAGCACTATAGAATTCATAGCACCCAATAAAACTGTATTATAGAGGATGAGATTGGGAAAGCCACAGTGTCAGGGCCCAGTAGCAGGTGGACCTTGAATTTCCCATGAAGGTCGGAGGAATGGAGAGGGTGGGGACATTTGAACCCTTTCAGTCCACACTTAGAATTCCCAACTCCAGCTGGAGAGGAGCTCTGCAACTGGTCCTAATGGTTGCCTTTCCCACAGTCTACTGAaactgaaggcctgattctctactgccttgcacTTACACCTGTACAAAGTGAATGTAGAACACTGCCATTTTCATTTGGTAGCATATTAAATtgactttgcatttattttgcaggtgcaaatgactgcttgaggtgcagggcagtggagaagcaGGCCCTGTATGTCCCCAAGTACCTTGCAAAGCAGCTTTTGGGTTGTGCAGCCCCAGATTCCCTCAGACTGCAGGAGTATGTGGCCTCTAATAGAAATTGGTAACTGTATTCAGCTGAAGTCTAATACCTGAATTTTGGGCAAATAGCTGAGGCTCCTCAAATAGCTGAGGATCGGAGGAGTGCACTGCTAACAGTTCCTCTGTCCAGATACTTTTTCCCAAACCAGCCTCCAAGCCATCTGCTTCTGCTCCCTCTccattgtgttttttttgttatatCACAGATCAGGAGCCCTAGACTTTTTATCCCCTAACCTGGGGCTAAAAAATGGAAATTGTGAGAGAAAtagggaagggggggattcatTTGCACCCAGGCTTAAAAACACTGAGGGGTAAATCATTGTTTAGCTTTTTAAGTATTTACCTCaattgtgtattttttaaaaaaagattctggaTCACAAAAGAGGATCCTCCTTGCCTAGAGTCCAGGCCTGGGGTTCACTGGTGGAAGGCTGATGCCCACATTGACTCTCTTGTAATGAAATAAGTTTGCAAATAAAGGTTATGAATGGACATCTCTCTCCATGGTTCATTTTCCACAGAATAGAATATTGTGTGGTtataaaagtcttttaaaaagcataattCCACCAGGCCTCAGGCACATTTGTGCTGTGAACCTACTACTGCGGGGTGTGCAGGGAGCTCCCTCAGGAATCCATCTCTATAGTTCTTACCTAAGTTTCAGTACCTGCACAGGCATTTGATTGCTTTTTCTAATTTGGTTTCCAAACCTTTTGCATCTGAGACACTTGTGTTTGGAGGGGGCTATATGAGATTGTTGCTGTTTTTTAGTGAGGGGGATTTAGATGAATTGGAGTGTATATGTGGTCAGGAGGGGAGCAGTCATTTGATGTAGTGGAGGCAGAAGGACTCTTtcaagtcattttgaaatgtgtTCTTCCTATCGTAACAGACTGGCTTTGTGCTGTCATTTTCAATACCGACTGGCTAGTTAACCCATCCCTCTCATATGTAGAATAGTCTTGCAGCATGGAAGGGCTGCCACAGTGCCATTTGTCGTTCTTAATtctacataaataataaaatgcagaGAAGAAAATGCTGGTCCCTTTAGAGAACTGATGTTTCAAAGCAAGTCCCAGCCCTCCTCCCTTCTGCCTCCTGATTGGGTATGGATCCTGGTCTGCCTTTAGCAACAGAGACAAATATATCCATCTCCTTCGCAATTGGCTGTAGCATGCTGTCGAGCCATAGCAACAGCAGAAGATGGCTCTGTCTGACAGATACATTGGGCTGCAGTATCTTACAAGAACAATAAAGCAACGGGCACTTCCCTTGTGCATCTGATGTGCAGGTGGCAAATGAATAAATAAGTGTATTCTGGAGGAAATGCTGGAATCTTCACAAGATGTGGAAAAATAAGCAGGCAAGTCCAGAAACTGCTTATAACAGGCATTTCCAGTGTGAACAAAGGGCTGCATTGTGATCTCAGCGACACTGGTGTAAAATCCAGAGTTGAAATGGCCTTCTGTTACCATTCATGAGGGATCCTGGTAAATGTAGACATAGGACACCAGAGGAGGTATTTGATCACTTACTCCCAACAAAATAATCTTCCACTGTCATTATCTATGATATAGTCATTCTGGGCTATGGAGGGTTCCATGTCACTGTTACTGAAGAGTGATACCTTGAATCACAAGGGAAATTATGTCTGTGCTGTAGTGAGGCATATTTCTGGCACCTTCCTgtgaaacatctggtactggccactgtcaaagacagaaCAGTGGATTATTAGACTATTTGTCTGGCCCAGTGtaacaattcctatgttcttattgATTACAATTAGACACCATTTTCTAAGAGAAATAATACGCCAAGGCCTGCAGTTGTTTGAGATATCATACTTCTTGAGTGCTGGAGGCAATTATCCTTTGGTCTCTTACCCTACAACAGCAGTCCACCTTggattgttttgttattttttaaaactatccaagaatttaggtttttttttgtgATGCAAGAATGAAGCTCAAATCAGCAGAATCCCTGAGGTTGACTTATCTGGAGACACTGGTAGCTACTCCATAGTGAAATTTACATGAAGATTAGCACTTAAAGCAGAAATAAAACCACTCTGTTTCatggtttaattaattaattaagtttCCAAATTTGGTACAAGTGCTCTTCAGAGGACAGTTGAATTTTCTAGGTCATTTCCcagatgaaatattttattcctcCTCTTTTAAGGCTTGGTCTATTGTacccaaaaaatcaaaaaaatggGTTCTTCATATTCATCTGCAAGACACATGAAGCAGAACCCCAATCTGACCCCCAGCCAGTCTTTGCATCATGTAGCCTCAATAATATTGAATTTTTATGAGAGACTTTGAGGCGATAAGTGCAGTTGATCAGGTATTTGGAAAAGACATTCTTGCAGAAAGTCTCAAAGAATCTGGCTTTTCATGTTGACCTACTGGGAGCAGAGTGGAGTCCAGAAATATGCtatcatttccccatctgtgagcTGGCACAGACTGGATCCATGGCGAGGGTATAGAAGAAAAGCCAGTGAGTCAGCGCTGTACATCAGTGACTCCCTATAGCGTGATCCTCCCTCCCCTACAAAAAGTGGGGCTGAAAGGAGTTAGTCTTTAAGGGAGAAGGCAGGGAAATTATTTAAATGATGTTATCTAGCACTATCTGGGTCAGTATTAAAATCATCCACTTTGCATCTTGCCTTGTTCTAGTTTCCTGTGGTTTACAGCCCAGATTTTTTGCTGTGGCTTCCTAAAGGTTTTGCCTGTTGATACAATACAGTCAAGAGAAACCACAGGAGTGCAGAACTAAACAGGTTCAGAGTAGCCCAGCCAGGGCAAAATCCTGTATTGCCTACTGTGGGTGTGCTAGCAAGAAAACGGATGCAAAGAAAATCTTCACCTGTGCAACTGCAAGGTAGGATTACAGTCCTGTGCTCCCTTCAGTGCTAGACCAGGACCCAGCTAACACAGTGTTGACCCAAGAAGTGTAGCCaggtccttccctcctccatgcaTATGCTGCCGAATGTAGCAGGCTGTCGATATGGATGTATGTGGTCTTCCTGTTTGGAGCAGCAGTAAGAAGTACCGCTGAGCATGTTGCTGCTCTGCACTGGCACTGCTGTCATTCCTCCACCCTTATAAGATGGCACAGCCTAGCAAAGGAAAGATTTTGCCCCAAATTGGAAAACCAAAGCTACAGCATTTCTGTGTTAAAATGCAAGTATGACTCCAGAGAACAAAACCCGGTCTCTACCTACCCACTGTGTTCAATGATCATGGAAAAAGAGATGGAAATTTGCCATAAG
This window of the Dermochelys coriacea isolate rDerCor1 chromosome 15, rDerCor1.pri.v4, whole genome shotgun sequence genome carries:
- the ANHX gene encoding anomalous homeobox protein isoform X5, whose translation is MPALGRGVRRNVSMKRFMALLKKNKNKDPPQAKLLDLAGQLCCNLQSMSSSLEKLVEAMMGCKLQEYFLTNINVVRAYVLVHIHRGQHDTACRLLECCRAKEKKELVQLWNEIHYHKVMEKHHTDSLTPVQKFRCRKRNPPPVSLCPEGIKNRNYPEKVRQKLHRFAANVTMNPNKDQREGLAQDMNLQPNQVYNWFANYRRRQKTRLSRLEKLINSTDEEPSTHQAKHQPDSGSCISQTADAFHAGIGSEQKEITLVPCGPGWEQSAAGLDWSAAGTFSKLLESSFLQSSELQEVRSTKTSVTPLNTEEPTAFCTKAEHGISLSSSTMETRQLSSYTATSPWLENFLLCSCRSFPFQTEYLNATQPTLSAEGVYGESSPGTAAGVRASVSKVPRGGCIEASSESISHQADLEIESFMLREGQLGPLETILPHSSPQTVLGKSQCPPVSTSHLEEIQALGHSQVLENPLSDPMTSDTFWAAWLLFEFSVGGRM